A single genomic interval of Camelina sativa cultivar DH55 chromosome 11, Cs, whole genome shotgun sequence harbors:
- the LOC104720872 gene encoding developmentally-regulated G-protein 3 → MSTIMQKIKEIEDEMAKTQKNKATSHHLGLLKAKLAKLRRDLLAPPTKGAGGGAGEGFDVTKSGDSRVGLVGFPSVGKSTLLNKLTGTFSEVASYEFTTLTCIPGVITYRGAKIQLLDLPGIIEGAKDGKGRGRQVISTARTCNCILIVLDAIKPITHKRLIEKELEGFGIRLNKEPPNLTFRKKEKGGINLTSTVTVTHLDLDTVKAICGEYRMHNADITLRYDATADDLIDVIEGSRIYMPCIYAVNKIDQITLEELEILDKLPHYCPISAHLEWNLDGLLDKIWEYLDLTRIYTKPKAMNPDYDDPVILSSKKRTVEDFCVRIHKDMLKQFKYALVWGSSAKHKPQRVGKEHELEDEDVVQIVKKI, encoded by the exons ATGTCGACGATTATGCAGAAGATCAAAGAAATTGAAGATGAG ATGGCCAAAACACAGAAGAATAAAGCTACTTCTCATCATCTGGGTTTGTTAAAG GCCAAACTTGCTAAGCTACGGAGGGACCTTCTTGCACCACCTACCAAAGGTGCTGGTGGTGGTGCTGGTGAAGGTTTTGATGTGACTAAAAGTGGAGATTCTAGAGTTGGCCTTGTTGGGTTTCCTTCCGTTGGCAAATCAACGCTCTTGAACAAGCTGACTGGGACTTTTTCCGAG GTTGCTTCTTATGAGTTCACGACTTTGACATGCATTCCTGGTGTTATTACATATCGTGGAGCTAAAATCCAG TTATTAGATCTTCCTGGTATTATTGAGGGTGCTAAAGACGGAAAAGGTAGAGGACGACAG GTTATAAGTACTGCTAGGACATGCAACTGCATCTTAATCGTTCTTGATGCCATAAAACCAATTACCCACAAGCGTCTCATTGAGAAAGAGCTCGAAGGATTTGGAATAAG GTTGAACAAGGAACCACCAAATTTAACGTTtaggaaaaaagagaaaggtggTATAAATCTTACTTCTACAGTCACTGTCACACACCTTGACCTCGACACTGTCAAGGCGATTTGCGGTGAGTACAGGATGCACAACGCTGACATCACCCTGCGCTACGATGCAACTGCTGATGACCTCATTGACGTCATCGAGGGCAGTCGGATATATATGCCCTGTATCTACGCTGTCAACAAGATCGATCAAATCACACTCGAGGAGCTTGAAATTTTGGACAAACTTCCTCATTACTGTCCTATCAG TGCGCATCTGGAGTGGAATCTTGATGGTCTTCTGGATAAGATATGGGAATACTTGGATTTAACTCGAATCTACACAAAACCGAAGGCAATGAATCCAGATTATGATGATCCGGTTATCTTATCTTCCAAGAAGAGAACAGTAGAGGACTTTTGCGTCCGGATTCATAAAGACATGCTTAAACAATTCAAGTA CGCTTTGGTTTGGGGTTCAAGTGCCAAACACAAGCCGCAAAGAGTTGGAAAG GAACACGAGCTCGAGGATGAGGATGTTGTTCAGATCGTgaaaaagatatga
- the LOC104720874 gene encoding shikimate kinase 2, chloroplastic-like isoform X1, whose translation MEVATIQRFQCSSWIDLRTFEGKPRGSLRYSLRFKEDKRLRVVSLALDNRRDHRLRSVSDNNSSVLETGSLLHSPSDEEQILKLLQRKAEEVKPYLNGQSIYLVGMMGSGKTTVGKIMARALGYTLFDSDTLIEQAMNGTSVAEIFEHFGESVFREKETEALKKISLTYHQVVVSTGGGAVIRPINWKYMHKGISIWLDVPLEVLAHRIAAVGTDSRPLLHDDESEDIYTAALNRLSKIWDGRGEAYNNANARVSLENIALKLGYKSVSDLTPTEVAIEAFEQVQSYLDNKDGIARPDGL comes from the exons ATGGAAGTAGCTACTATTCAGAGGTTTCAGTGCTCATCATGGATTGATTTGAGGACTTTTGAAGGGAAGCCTCGTGGTTCTCTGAGGTATTCACTGAGATTTAAAGAAGATAAAAGGCTTAGAGTTGTTTCTTTAGCTCTTGATAACAGAAGGGATCATCGACTAAGATCTGTTTCTGATAACAACTCCTCAG TGTTGGAAACTGGAAgtcttcttcattctccatCTGATGAAGAACAGATTTTGAAG CTTCTGCAGAGAAAAGCTGAAGAGGTTAAACCATATTTAAATGGACAATCTATTTATCTTGTTG GAATGATGGGTTCCGGGAAGACGACAGTGGGAAAGATAATGGCAAGAGCACTTGGTTATACATTGTTTGATAG TGACACTTTGATCGAGCAAGCGATGAATGGAACTTCTGTAGCTGAGATATTTGAGCATTTCGGTGAGAGTGTTTTCAGAGAAAAAGAG ACTGAGGCACTAAAAAAGATCTCTTTGACGTATCATCAAGTTGTTGTTTCGACCGGGGGAGGTGCTGTCATAAGACCCATCAATTG GAAGTATATGCATAAAGGTATTAGCATTTGGCTAGATGTTCCTCTAGAAGTCTTAGCGCATAGAATTGCTGCTGTAGGGACTGATTCAAGACCATTGTTACATGATGATGAGTCAGAGGACATATACACAGCG GCTTTAAACCGTCTTTCAAAAATTTGGGATGGACGTGGTGAAGCATACAATAATGCCAACGCGAGAGTTTCCTTGGAGA ATATTGCATTGAAGCTCGGTTATAAAAGCGTCTCAGATCTTACACCAACTGAAGTCGCCATTGAG GCCTTTGAGCAAGTTCAGAGCTATTTAGACAACAAAGATGGTATAGCTAGACCGGATGGCCTCTAA
- the LOC104720874 gene encoding shikimate kinase 2, chloroplastic-like isoform X2 gives MEVATIQRFQCSSWIDLRTFEGKPRGSLRYSLRFKEDKRLRVVSLALDNRRDHRLRSVSDNNSSVLETGSLLHSPSDEEQILKRKAEEVKPYLNGQSIYLVGMMGSGKTTVGKIMARALGYTLFDSDTLIEQAMNGTSVAEIFEHFGESVFREKETEALKKISLTYHQVVVSTGGGAVIRPINWKYMHKGISIWLDVPLEVLAHRIAAVGTDSRPLLHDDESEDIYTAALNRLSKIWDGRGEAYNNANARVSLENIALKLGYKSVSDLTPTEVAIEAFEQVQSYLDNKDGIARPDGL, from the exons ATGGAAGTAGCTACTATTCAGAGGTTTCAGTGCTCATCATGGATTGATTTGAGGACTTTTGAAGGGAAGCCTCGTGGTTCTCTGAGGTATTCACTGAGATTTAAAGAAGATAAAAGGCTTAGAGTTGTTTCTTTAGCTCTTGATAACAGAAGGGATCATCGACTAAGATCTGTTTCTGATAACAACTCCTCAG TGTTGGAAACTGGAAgtcttcttcattctccatCTGATGAAGAACAGATTTTGAAG AGAAAAGCTGAAGAGGTTAAACCATATTTAAATGGACAATCTATTTATCTTGTTG GAATGATGGGTTCCGGGAAGACGACAGTGGGAAAGATAATGGCAAGAGCACTTGGTTATACATTGTTTGATAG TGACACTTTGATCGAGCAAGCGATGAATGGAACTTCTGTAGCTGAGATATTTGAGCATTTCGGTGAGAGTGTTTTCAGAGAAAAAGAG ACTGAGGCACTAAAAAAGATCTCTTTGACGTATCATCAAGTTGTTGTTTCGACCGGGGGAGGTGCTGTCATAAGACCCATCAATTG GAAGTATATGCATAAAGGTATTAGCATTTGGCTAGATGTTCCTCTAGAAGTCTTAGCGCATAGAATTGCTGCTGTAGGGACTGATTCAAGACCATTGTTACATGATGATGAGTCAGAGGACATATACACAGCG GCTTTAAACCGTCTTTCAAAAATTTGGGATGGACGTGGTGAAGCATACAATAATGCCAACGCGAGAGTTTCCTTGGAGA ATATTGCATTGAAGCTCGGTTATAAAAGCGTCTCAGATCTTACACCAACTGAAGTCGCCATTGAG GCCTTTGAGCAAGTTCAGAGCTATTTAGACAACAAAGATGGTATAGCTAGACCGGATGGCCTCTAA